The nucleotide window CCACGACTCATAATATCACCGACTGAAATGAGCTTGCGTCCCTCAGGATGTATATAAAGTCCATTGTCCTCACGATAGCCTAATTTTTTGATTAATGCCATCATTTCATCATAGCAGCCATGTATATCACCGATCACATCAATGCCTGTGCCAAGCTCAATGGCAAGTGATGAAGGTTCACGAACAATCGAATAAGCATCATCTGGATTGAGTGTATACAATCTTGTAAAGGCTTCCTTTTTTAAGAGGCGCTTTTCATCCTTTAGCTTGCGTGCCTGCTGTTTAATACGGGCAGCACCTCGTGGATTTTCGCGCATGTTGTCACGTGCTAATAACTGCTCTAATGGTGCATCGAAAATAATTCCATAAATCGGCACATGCTGTCTCTTGGCAATCGCAAAGTATTTTTCTCGTTCTCTTGCATTCAAATGCGTTGCATCGACAAAGGTTAAACGATTTAACTTTGCTCGCGCTGTCACAACCTGTTCCATGAGCTGAAAAGCTTCTGTTGAAATCGCACTGTATTGCTCGTATAGTAGATCTGCTTCTTGCTTTGTTGTTCCTTGAAAATCAATAAAATCTATATCAGCCACTGTTATTCGATAATCATCAGAGCTAACGATTTCACTTGGTTTAATAATGTTACTTGCTATTAGTTGCTGTAAAAATGTAGATTTGCCACTATTTGATGGACCGATACAAAGGACGATAGCTGCATCTGGTAAATGAAGCTGCATTATAGCCCCTCCGTTCGTTTAAAAATACACATTTGTGTTGGTGTACCGTATGTTGGGTGTTGCTCTCCAATACCGTAAAAGGCTGTTGTGTAAGACGTATTGGATATCATCTCTGCACACCAGCTTTCAAATTGCTGGCGTGTCCATTCAAAGCGATGATCGTCATGGCGCTTTTCTTCAAGCTCATATACTTTGTTATAATCTGCATTTGGCGTGGTTACGATTAATGCTTTCGGAGCATATTGCTGTAGCAGCATTGCCATGATTTTTGGTAATCGCTCTTCATTAATATGTTCAATTACCTCGCATAAAATAAGAACATCTTTATTCACTAAAGTATGGTCATAGTAAAACAGTGAGCCCCACTGAATTTGTGGTATTGTTGCTGTATCCAGCTCCTCGAAGCGCCTTGTTGCTTTTCGGATGGCTGCTTCACTTGGCTCGACAGCGATTAGCTCTTGAATCGTTGGCAGCTCGCTTAATAAAGCGGATAATTTGCCTTCACCAGCCCCTAAGTCCACGACGGATTGATGCGGGAGCTCCTTTACATGCGCTACAATTGTCTCATAGCGCTGGGTGTTAAGTGTTACCTTCCCCTTAACGTTTGGCTCAGAGCCGATTAAATGGCGGAAGCGCAGAGCCTTTTTATAAATAAAGTCCTTCTGTGGATGCTGCTTTAGCCAGCCTTCCCCGTAGCGTTCAATGCGTTCACGCTCCGTTTCATCGATAAAGTAATGCTTATAATCATCCATTACAGGAATTAACACAAAAATTTGCTGTAGTGCTTGCTTTAATGTTGTTAGTGCGTTAATTTTAATAAAACGTGCGCGCTGTGCTTCAGAGATAGTCTCAATCTCGACTTGAAAGCCCAATGGAGCGAATAGCTCTGTAATTTCTGTATTTGATAGCGCTGTAGCAATTGGACCAAATTCGAAGGTAAGGGGGAAGACTTGTTCAGCGAATTCGGCATACTGCTCTTGTGGTTTACCATTTAAAGCTGTACCGAGCATTTTGCGAATAAGCGATAAAAAAATGCTACTCGCTGCAAAGCCGCGGTCATTTATATAATGAGTAATATCGTATGCTCGTTCATTTTGCGTGAGCGCAAGCGGGTCAGCTGTAACGAAAATGGTTGCCTCGACTTCATTATCCGTTAACTTATGATAGACGAAACGTACAGCATGACCTTTTTCATGGCGTTCATGTACATTATTTGGATTTTTAGCGAATAAATAAGAAATTTCCTTCGCATATGGAGTTTTGCAATAAATAGATAGCTGCATTTTGCCACATCCTTTCTAGTTTCAACTATAATGGAAGAACAAGGATTTTGCTACAATGTTTCATGGTATGTAACGGGAGAGCAAATTGTGTGAGAATTGTGTGTGTGCCTGGCACTCAAATTAAAGGAGGGGGATTGGATGGAGTCAAATCCATTACAACGTTTTGGGCAGTTTGTTGGCGGGAAAAAAGGAAGATGGGCCTTTTTAGCAATATGGCTCGTTTTGTTAATCGTGTTAACACTTGCTTTGCCGCAAATAAACAGTATTGAAAATTATGCAGGGGATGAGCTTCCAGCAGAAATGATGTCAATGGAAGCAAATCAATTGATGAAGGAGCAGTTCTCATCAGATGCAGGTGTGCCATTATTAATCGTCTGGTATAAGGAGGCAGGCTTGGACATTGCTGATATCGCGACAATTCAAGCAATGTATGCAAAGCTAGAGGACACACCACTGGAAGGGCAGGCTACATTACCGCCCTTTGCAACATTGCCACCACAAGCATTGCTAGGAGCTGTATCAGAAAATGGTCGTTCCCTTGTTACACCTATCTTTTTTACAACAGATACGAATACAAAAAGCTTTAAGCAGAGCTTGGAGAAAATTTCCTCTTATACTGAGGGCAATCCGTATGAAAAAAGTTTAGATGATGCTAGTTTAATCGCTCGTTTTTCAGGACCTGTAGCAATATCAGTAGATGCTGCCTCGCTCTTTGCGTCAGCAGATATCAAGCTGATGATAGCGACGGTGATTTTAATTTTAGCTATTTTATTAGTCATTTATCGCTCGCCAATTTTAGCATTAGTGCCAATTATCGTTGTTGGCATTGCCTTTTTGGTCATTAGCCCATTGCTAGGCTATATGGCGGATAATGGCTGGATTCATAAGGATGCACAGGCAGTTTCGATTATGATTGTACTACTGTTTGGTGCAGGAACGGATTATTGCTTGTTTTTAATTACGAAATACCGCGATAAATTATTGGTAGAAGATAATAAGTTTAGTGCAATTGCAGAGGCTGTGCGTGACTCAGCTGGTGCTATTTTTATGAGTGGCTTTACGGTAGTCATCGGGTTAGCCACACTTGCATTAGCGGATTTCGGTGCATTCCAACGCTTTGCTGTGCCATTTAGCTTTGGTGTACTTGTGACGATGGTTGCTGTTTTAACATTATTACCACCATTGCTTTCTTTATTGGGGAGATATGCATTTTGGCCATTTATTCCACGTCCAGTAAAGGAAGGGGAGGCTCGTCGAGAAAGTCATGTGAAAATGCGCAAGGTTGGTGCATTTGTTACAAATAAACCTTGGCTAGTTGTTGTCATAACAAGTGTTTTATTGCTAGTGCTAGCCTTTACTTCAACAAAAATTCAATATAATTATGATTTGCTCTCATCGTTCCCAAAGGATATCCAATCACGTGAAGGCTTTGCTTTGATTGAGGATAACTTTACAGCAGGCGAATTAGCACCTGTAAAGGTGATTGTGGATACAAAAGGGAAAGCACTTGATATAGAGGAACAGCTTAGCAATTTACCATATGTAGCTGCTGTAAAAGAGCCGCGCGTTGGTGCTCAAAATAGTGATATCGTATTGTATGAGGTCGATTTGAATAAAAATCCGTATTCTAATGAAGCGATGGCGGATGTTGAGCAAATGAAAAAGGATGTTGCCACATTTGTAGATAGCGAGTTTTGGCTCGGTGGCGAAACGAGTGAGCAACTGGATACGAAGGCAGTTCAATGGCATGATGAAAAGCTTATTCAGCCTGTAATGATTGCGATTATCTTTGTAGTTCTACTATTATATTTACGTGCAATTGTAACAGCAGTTCAGTTAATGGCAACGGTGTTAGTCTCGTTTTTTGCTGCGCTTGGTTTAGGTTGGCTCATTATTCATTATGGCTTAGGACATGAAGCAATGGCGAGCGCAATTCCACTTTATTCATTTGTATTTATTATTGCTTTAGGCAATGATTATAATATTTTTATGATTTCTGATATTTGGAAAAATCGCCATCGTGGGCTGGGCTATAGGCAAGCAGTGACGGAGGGTGTTGCTTCTACGGGAGCAGTCATAACATCGGCAGGCTTAATTTTAGCAGGTACCTTTGCAGTGCTTGCTTCGTTGCCAATTCAGCTATTAGTACAATTTGGCATTGTTACAGCGGTTGGTGTGCTATTAGATACGTTTATTGTGCGCCCGCTATTAGTGCCCGCTCTTATTACATTATTCGGTAAATGGTCTTATTGGCCAGGTCGCTTGTGGAAAAAAGAAATCAATTAAAAATTGTGCATGAACCTTCTTTCATTTATAATAAAGCGAACAAACGTTTTTGTTGAGGGAGGGTTATTAAATGGAAAATTGGAAACGGGATATTACACTTTTTTTAACGAGCCAAACGATTTCCTTGTTTGGCTCAGCGCTTGTGCAGTACGCAATTATGTGGCATGTGACGCTGACAACACAGTCAGGTATGATGATGACTATTTTTATTTTATGTGGCTTTGTACCAACCTTCATATTGTCACCGTTTGCGGGGGTATGGGCGGATCGTTATAATCGCAAATGGTTGATTGCAATTGCTGATGGCATGATTGCATTTTCTACATTAATTTTAGCGATTGTCTTTTTAATGGGCTATGAGGCAATGTGGTTATTATTTGCAATTGCGGCGATTCGTTCATTTGGCGCAGGTATACAAACACCAGCTGTCGGTGCAATTTTGCCACAAATTGTGCCTGAAGAACAGCTAACGAAGGTAAATGGCATTAATGGTAGCATTCAAGCAGGAATTATGTTTATTGCACCAATGGTCAGTGCTGCGCTGTTAAGCTTGGCGACATTGGAGGTTATTTTCTTTATTGATGTCATTACAGCAGCCATTGCGATTTTTACGTTACTATTCTTCTTGAAAATTGCCGTTCACGAAAAGGCGATGGGCGAGCAAGTTGGCTATATGGAGGACTTTAAGCAAGGCTTGCGTTATATTCGAGGACATGCATTTTTAAAATCATTCTTTATCTTTTTTGCAATGCTGTTTTTCTTAATCGCACCGATGGCTTTCCTAACACCACTTCAAGTAGCACGCTCCTTTGGTGATGATGTATGGAGATTAACGGTAATTGAGCTTACCTTCTCCGTAGGGATGATGGTGGGAGGAAGCGTAATTGCGATGTGGGGTGGCTTTAATAATCGGATTTATACGATGTTATTTGCAGGGATTATTATGGCTGTATGTACGATAAGCTTTGGCTTTGTACCGAATTTTTGGCTCTATTCTATTTTAATGTTAGTTTGTGGTGTAGCAATGCCGATTTTCAATACACCTTCAACCGTATTGCTACAGGAAAAAGTCGAAGGCAATTATTTAGGACGCATTTTCGGGATTTTCGGTATGATTTCCTCCTCCATGATGCCGATTGGGATGCTTGTGTTTGGCCCATTAGCAGATGTTGTGTCGATTGAGTTGCTGTTAATTGTAACAGGGGCTTTAATGCTAGTATTATTAATGCTTTTAGGACGTAATCAAACATTGATAAAGGCTGGTATAAAGGAAACGACGGAATAAATATCTTTAATGCTGTTTCTATACAATTTCTTAATATAACTTTTACATATTGTAAAAAAGTGACCGCAATGTATGTGGCACTAAGGTTAGCTATGAAATTGTGAGCTTCTAGCCATCTTGTACATCTCCAAAAAATTTTTTACGATGAATTGTAAAGAAATTATCTAACCTACTAGAGGTGAACGATATGGATCAAGAGGAGCTGCGGGTTAAAGATTATTTATTGCAAGGTATTTTTAATGGCTCATTTGCATTAGATAATAAAATGCCTAGTGAGCTAGCATTAGTTGAACAATTTAAAGTGCCAAGAATAAAAATTCGCAATGTTTATCAATTTATTGAGAAAATGGGCTATATTTATTCAAGGCAAGGGGTTGGGCGTTTTTTAAAGCATCAACGCAAGACGTTGGATGTGGTGATGACAGGTGATGTGAGTTTTAGTGACAAGATGCGTAAACAAACGGCGAATTATAAATCCGTTGTGACGAAATTAGAGCGAGTGCCAACAGACCATGAGATTTATCATAGACCACAAATAATGTCAGCCTATACGATTTATTTAGTGGAGCGCCTACGTTATCTCGATAATGAGCCTGCTGCTTTGCACCGTTCTTATGTGATCGCAGAGCATTTCCCACAAATAAAGCAAGCCGATAATCGGCTCACATCAATGTATAACTTTTATAAAAGTAACGGTATTAACGCATTTCATAGTACATTTTCCAATTTATCAGTTTCCTTTCCGAATGAGCTAGAGCGTGCATTACTTAGCTGTGAGGTACTCGTTCCATTAGTAAAGGTGGAATCAGATAACTGGGATAAGGAACGAAATCAATTGCTTGAGTATACAGAGATTATTTATCGCACAGACCGTTTCTCCTTTCAATTATAAAAAGATTGCCTAGAGCAAATTTTGCTCTAGGCAATCTTTTTATTTGGCGCCATTTTTGTAAAGCTTCTTTACATATTCTTCACGAAACCTTTTCACTATGCTACTTGGCAACAAGTTAGGATGATGTTGAAAGGAGCTGGCATGATGAAAAGAGCTGAGCGAACAAAGTTGTTAATCGAGGTAGGAAGTGAGCTTGCGTTACAACTAGCAGCTACGATTTGTGAACAGTATCAGGTAGAGGAAATTAGCCCACCAAAAGAGGGGCTCGTCATGATTAAAATGCGTGAAACAGCGCAGAAATCATTGTTTTATCTAGGAGAAGTGTTAGTAACAGAAACAAAAGTGAAGATTGGCAACTATTATGGAATTGGGTTAGTGAGGGAATCTGCGCCAGAATTATCGAAAGCCTTAGCGGTTATTGATGCAGCTTATGCGGCACAGCTACCAGAAACATATGCATGGGCTCCACATTTTGAGTTGCTAGCACAGCAGCTTGCTATAAATGAACAGCACATGAAACGTTCCATAGAGCGTACAAAAGTTAATTTCGATACGATGGCAACTTAAGGAGGGGTCAGGGTGGAAACAGTACACTTTACACAACGCGCATTTCGAACATTGTTAAATTGCTTTGCAAGACCAGGGACAGCTGGTGAATTGGAACGTGATTATTCAGTGGAAGGCTTATATGCAGAAACAATTACTGTTTGTATGACATTGCTTGATGGTGAAGTAAGCTTCCAAACAGCGGCTGAATGTCAGGAAATTAACCAAGCAGTACGAGTATTGACAGGTGGACAAATCAAACCATTGGAACAGGCTGATTTCATTATCATTCCACATGGGACTAAAAAGGAGCAGCTATTAGAGGCAATTGAAGCGGCAAAAGTAGGGGACCTCATTGATCCGCAAAAATCTGCGACAGTTATTATCGAATTGGATGAAATGACACCAACAATGACCGCACAGCTTATGGGGCCAGGTATTGAAACAGTTGAAGTTGTAGAGCTAGCTATATGTGAAGAGCTTATTGCTTTACGTGCAAGTAAAAATAAGGAATTTCCACTTGGCATCGATTGTATTTTGATTGAACAAAGCGGGCGAGTGATGGCACTGCCTCGTACAACAAGCGTAAAAGAGGTGACGAATTAATGGCATATGTAGCAGTTCGTGGTGGCGCAGAGGCAATTGAAGCATCATTAGAGCATTTACAGTATGAGCGCGTTAAGCAAGGAGCATATATAGCAGTTGATACATTGCAAGCAACGATGCGTGGCTTTTTAGATCAAGTGATGTCGGAAAGTAGCTTATATAGTGAGCAACTAGCAGCACTGGCGATGAAGCAAAGTGAAGGCAATGTAGAGGAAGCTGTTTTCTTATTGCGTGCACATCGGTCAACATTGCCGAGATTGTATTATTCAACAGTGACAGATGCGCGCGAAATGTTTGTGTTACGTCGCATTTCCGCAAGTTTTAAAGATATTCCAGGTGGTCAAATTTTAGGGGCATCGCATGACTATTTACATCGCTTGCTTGATTTTGATTTATTGCAGGAAACAGCAGCAGACGTAATGGTGAAAAAAGCAAAATTTGAAGCGATTGAAGTGCCAGAGGAAAGCACATTACGCTTAGAAAATTTGCCGAAAGTAATGGATTATTTACGTGCAGAAGGCTTAATCAGAGAGTTTCCAGAAAACGATGCAGAGCCGAGTGATATTACGAAGGAAAGCATGACATTCCCAACGAATCGCTCACAGCGCCTGCAAACATTAACGCGAGGGCAAACAGGTACAGTTACATCGCTCGGCTATGCGGGCTTACGTGGCTATGGTGCATCACATCCGACAGTAGGCGAAGTGCGAGTAGGCTGGCAATCGCTTCATGTTGCCTTAGATGATGATGAAGATCCGTATTATATTGGTGCAATTAAACTAACGGAAGTTGAGTCATTTATTCCTGTCAATATTGATAAGGAAGATAAGCAGGTGTTGGAGTTTGATATCGGCTATGGGGCTTGCTTTGGACAAAATGAAACGAAGGCAATTGCCATGTCAATCGTTGACCATGCGCTAGAGGCAGGTGGAGATACACCAATTCATGATGAGGAATTTGTACTGCTACATGTAGATACGATTGAATCGACAGGCTTTATATCACATTTGAAAATGCCGCATTATGTGACATTCCAATCGAAGCTTGAGCAAATGAGAACGATTAAAAAGGAGGGCAAAGCACTATGAGAGAAGTGCCGTTCGCATTATTAGATGAACAGTCGAAAAAGGAAATTCGTCGAGCGATGTTAAAAGGTGTTGCCATTCCAGGCTATCAAGTGCCATTTGCTTCGCGTGAAATGCCGATTGGGTGTGGCTGGGGAACAGGTGGCCTACAGTTAACATTAGCGCTTGTTGGGAAGGAAGATATATTGAAAGTCATCGACCAAGGTGCAGATGATTCAGTGAATGCGGTCAATATTAAAAAGCTTGTACAAAAAACAACAGGTATCGAAACGACTACGCGTACCCAAGATGCATCGATTGTACAGTCACGTCACCGTATTCCAGAAGTGTCACTGACTAAGGAGCAAATTCTTGTGCTGCAAGTACCAGAGCCGGAGCCACTACGCCATATTGAGCGCAGTGAATATAAAACGAAGCGTTACCATGCGGAAAAAGAATATAGCGGCGCATATTTAATGTTATTTGAGCAAATTATGCGCTATAACCAAACGTCGCAAGGTGCAGATTATCCAGTTTTGGTTAATGATCGTTATGTCATGAATCCTAGCCCAATTCCGCGCTTTGACAATCCGAAAATTCATCAAAGTGAGACGCTGATGTTATTTGGAGCAGGTCGTGAGAAGAAGATTTATGCAGTTCCTCCCTATACAAATGTGCAATCACTAGCCTTTGAGGACTATCCATTTGTTGTGGAGCAATTCGCAGGAAAGGCTTGTCGTGAAACAGGCTTATCCGATGTGTTCCTTGATGAACTAACAGATGAGACAACAGGTGAAACATACTATTTATGTAATGATACGAGCTATATGGAAGAGGTACTAGCGCGAAAGGTGGCTGTGCAGCAATGAAGGAACAACCGATTTTACAAGTTCAGAAGCTATCAAAGCAATACGGAAAAGGCTGTAGTCATTGCCAAGAAGGGACAGCACAGCTAGAAAAAAACTTCTGCCCTATTTGTAAAACTGTCT belongs to Lysinibacillus louembei and includes:
- the phnG gene encoding phosphonate C-P lyase system protein PhnG — its product is MKRAERTKLLIEVGSELALQLAATICEQYQVEEISPPKEGLVMIKMRETAQKSLFYLGEVLVTETKVKIGNYYGIGLVRESAPELSKALAVIDAAYAAQLPETYAWAPHFELLAQQLAINEQHMKRSIERTKVNFDTMAT
- a CDS encoding methyltransferase domain-containing protein; protein product: MQLSIYCKTPYAKEISYLFAKNPNNVHERHEKGHAVRFVYHKLTDNEVEATIFVTADPLALTQNERAYDITHYINDRGFAASSIFLSLIRKMLGTALNGKPQEQYAEFAEQVFPLTFEFGPIATALSNTEITELFAPLGFQVEIETISEAQRARFIKINALTTLKQALQQIFVLIPVMDDYKHYFIDETERERIERYGEGWLKQHPQKDFIYKKALRFRHLIGSEPNVKGKVTLNTQRYETIVAHVKELPHQSVVDLGAGEGKLSALLSELPTIQELIAVEPSEAAIRKATRRFEELDTATIPQIQWGSLFYYDHTLVNKDVLILCEVIEHINEERLPKIMAMLLQQYAPKALIVTTPNADYNKVYELEEKRHDDHRFEWTRQQFESWCAEMISNTSYTTAFYGIGEQHPTYGTPTQMCIFKRTEGL
- a CDS encoding MFS transporter, with protein sequence MENWKRDITLFLTSQTISLFGSALVQYAIMWHVTLTTQSGMMMTIFILCGFVPTFILSPFAGVWADRYNRKWLIAIADGMIAFSTLILAIVFLMGYEAMWLLFAIAAIRSFGAGIQTPAVGAILPQIVPEEQLTKVNGINGSIQAGIMFIAPMVSAALLSLATLEVIFFIDVITAAIAIFTLLFFLKIAVHEKAMGEQVGYMEDFKQGLRYIRGHAFLKSFFIFFAMLFFLIAPMAFLTPLQVARSFGDDVWRLTVIELTFSVGMMVGGSVIAMWGGFNNRIYTMLFAGIIMAVCTISFGFVPNFWLYSILMLVCGVAMPIFNTPSTVLLQEKVEGNYLGRIFGIFGMISSSMMPIGMLVFGPLADVVSIELLLIVTGALMLVLLMLLGRNQTLIKAGIKETTE
- the phnH gene encoding phosphonate C-P lyase system protein PhnH, producing the protein METVHFTQRAFRTLLNCFARPGTAGELERDYSVEGLYAETITVCMTLLDGEVSFQTAAECQEINQAVRVLTGGQIKPLEQADFIIIPHGTKKEQLLEAIEAAKVGDLIDPQKSATVIIELDEMTPTMTAQLMGPGIETVEVVELAICEELIALRASKNKEFPLGIDCILIEQSGRVMALPRTTSVKEVTN
- a CDS encoding carbon-phosphorus lyase complex subunit PhnI — its product is MAYVAVRGGAEAIEASLEHLQYERVKQGAYIAVDTLQATMRGFLDQVMSESSLYSEQLAALAMKQSEGNVEEAVFLLRAHRSTLPRLYYSTVTDAREMFVLRRISASFKDIPGGQILGASHDYLHRLLDFDLLQETAADVMVKKAKFEAIEVPEESTLRLENLPKVMDYLRAEGLIREFPENDAEPSDITKESMTFPTNRSQRLQTLTRGQTGTVTSLGYAGLRGYGASHPTVGEVRVGWQSLHVALDDDEDPYYIGAIKLTEVESFIPVNIDKEDKQVLEFDIGYGACFGQNETKAIAMSIVDHALEAGGDTPIHDEEFVLLHVDTIESTGFISHLKMPHYVTFQSKLEQMRTIKKEGKAL
- a CDS encoding MMPL family transporter — its product is MESNPLQRFGQFVGGKKGRWAFLAIWLVLLIVLTLALPQINSIENYAGDELPAEMMSMEANQLMKEQFSSDAGVPLLIVWYKEAGLDIADIATIQAMYAKLEDTPLEGQATLPPFATLPPQALLGAVSENGRSLVTPIFFTTDTNTKSFKQSLEKISSYTEGNPYEKSLDDASLIARFSGPVAISVDAASLFASADIKLMIATVILILAILLVIYRSPILALVPIIVVGIAFLVISPLLGYMADNGWIHKDAQAVSIMIVLLFGAGTDYCLFLITKYRDKLLVEDNKFSAIAEAVRDSAGAIFMSGFTVVIGLATLALADFGAFQRFAVPFSFGVLVTMVAVLTLLPPLLSLLGRYAFWPFIPRPVKEGEARRESHVKMRKVGAFVTNKPWLVVVITSVLLLVLAFTSTKIQYNYDLLSSFPKDIQSREGFALIEDNFTAGELAPVKVIVDTKGKALDIEEQLSNLPYVAAVKEPRVGAQNSDIVLYEVDLNKNPYSNEAMADVEQMKKDVATFVDSEFWLGGETSEQLDTKAVQWHDEKLIQPVMIAIIFVVLLLYLRAIVTAVQLMATVLVSFFAALGLGWLIIHYGLGHEAMASAIPLYSFVFIIALGNDYNIFMISDIWKNRHRGLGYRQAVTEGVASTGAVITSAGLILAGTFAVLASLPIQLLVQFGIVTAVGVLLDTFIVRPLLVPALITLFGKWSYWPGRLWKKEIN
- a CDS encoding alpha-D-ribose 1-methylphosphonate 5-phosphate C-P-lyase PhnJ; amino-acid sequence: MREVPFALLDEQSKKEIRRAMLKGVAIPGYQVPFASREMPIGCGWGTGGLQLTLALVGKEDILKVIDQGADDSVNAVNIKKLVQKTTGIETTTRTQDASIVQSRHRIPEVSLTKEQILVLQVPEPEPLRHIERSEYKTKRYHAEKEYSGAYLMLFEQIMRYNQTSQGADYPVLVNDRYVMNPSPIPRFDNPKIHQSETLMLFGAGREKKIYAVPPYTNVQSLAFEDYPFVVEQFAGKACRETGLSDVFLDELTDETTGETYYLCNDTSYMEEVLARKVAVQQ
- a CDS encoding GntR family transcriptional regulator is translated as MDQEELRVKDYLLQGIFNGSFALDNKMPSELALVEQFKVPRIKIRNVYQFIEKMGYIYSRQGVGRFLKHQRKTLDVVMTGDVSFSDKMRKQTANYKSVVTKLERVPTDHEIYHRPQIMSAYTIYLVERLRYLDNEPAALHRSYVIAEHFPQIKQADNRLTSMYNFYKSNGINAFHSTFSNLSVSFPNELERALLSCEVLVPLVKVESDNWDKERNQLLEYTEIIYRTDRFSFQL